A region of the Arachis hypogaea cultivar Tifrunner chromosome 15, arahy.Tifrunner.gnm2.J5K5, whole genome shotgun sequence genome:
TGCCTGTCCTGACCTAAACATTTTGTTGCAAATTGGACACTCatgttccttgttcttctttgacttcaacttcttcttcttcttactctttttcttagtCTTACCCTTGTTGTTCTCATCGATCTTCTTGTTGCTGCGAGATTTTGATGCATTAGCAGCTGCTGCAGGGTATGAATCAGTGTCTGTGCTGTTGTTATTAAACTCATCGCTTACGAATGCAGAGAAATCTTCAGTTGTGAAAGACTCAACCTTCCAATGCTTGTCACCGAAACCGGTAATGCCATTTGGTTTGTTATTCTTCTTGCTCGAAGAATCGTTGGctgctgccattttcttcaacaAGGAATTGTTTCTGCTTCTTACACCACTCCTCGAATCAACATTGTTGTTaacttcatcatcatcagaatcTACATTCTTCTTGGGACCATATCTGAAATAGCCTGAATCCGAATTGTCCGAATTATAACCAATCTCAGCACCCTTGTGTTGATTCTTCTCATGATCCACAACCATAACCTTATTGTAGGTGTCAACAGAAGGCGATTTCCCCTCAAGAACAATCGACTTGTTATCGGACGACTCAGCGAAAAGCACGAATCGACCCTTGTAGGTGTTATCCTTGGACAGCATCATCAAACACCTAGCAACCTCTTCTTGCTCCTGCTCAACCTCAgacacagaagaagaagaagaagaacaaaaaggtTTGCGGTTGTTTTTGGAGAGGTTCCTGAATCTCATCCTCTTGGATCTCCTAATTGGAACAGAGGTTTCAGTATCAGAATGACTATCCATAAGCAATTTCTGCTTCTCACTAATCCCAGAATTGGATTCAAACTGAAACCTGTTATTGGAATTGGAATTggttcctctttctttctctgagtGACAAGCCATGTGACCACAGAGAGCCTTAAGCGATGGAAAACCTTTTCCACATTCTTTACATAACTTGTTGTGATTGGCATCCACAAAACTCTTTGTTTTCTTCGGATTCTCTCTGAGTCCATAACCATATCCACTACCGCCATAGCTGGAATTAGAACCATTAGTTGCCAAGAAatcgtgcttcctcttcctgttagGATATTCAAACTCGagtattaaagaagaagaagatgaattgatATTAGCATAGGGCATTGTTGCTGATAGAGAGTGTTCATTCATCATGTGAGTCCTTATGTGACCCCCAAGAGACTTGCCACAAGGAAACTTCTTACTGCAATACTTGCATACAAACTTCCTTTCCTCCATtcttcaaagatttttcaaatctTAATCAGATTTCGAATCTTAATTCAATACTtcattcttgtttattattattattatccaaaaCAACAGAACCGACCCAGAACAAGGAAACAAGAACTAATAACAAGACAAGACTTACCTCAGAATCTTATTTTTTTGCAACCAGTAATGAACGAAGGAATGAAGCACAAGGAAACCATAATCCAAAGCGgtgaaaggagaaaaaaaaaaaacaaacaaaagggaTAAAAAGACAGTGCTGTGTGAGGTCAGGGACAAAGCTTTGAGATCAAGCACAGAAACAGATCACGAAGCTTGTTGCTTTGAATCAGGAGTTGGTTATGAACGATGATCAGAAAAAACGAGAACTACTGCGTTTCAGATGTGACAGTTCTCTCACTTTTAAGTACAAGAGAGGATCAGCGACCCACAGAAACAAAACGGCACCAACAAAAACAGAACAGAGAACAGAGAACCCAATTAATTtcccctttattttttttttgtcacaagCTGCGAAAATTAATGCGGGAATGGAATAAAACCCAAGGGAAAGATCGAATTTTGATGAGATGGGGTTGGTTTGTTACCTGTATTAGAGGCTTTGAACAAGCCCTCAAGAAGAAGTGACCAACGCACACTGCCTCTTTGGTTTTTCTCTTGATTGTGTGTGTTTGTTGTAGCTGGAGGAGAATTCCATGCTGCATGGAACTAAAATAAATAGTACTAGTACTTAAATGGATTAACAAGGTTGGTTCGTACAAAATTATTTTAGAGGCTACGGATTCGTTACTCCTACTTTTATGTGGGAGTAACATTAACcatcataaaaatatttataaatagcaccccgtttttgtatttttagaagaatttataattaaacatttatccctgtattttttctttttacacattcttcctttttcttttaatcaGTTTCAAAAGAGACGAGACATTTGGCTCTGCTAGGGTTCTTGCCTCCTTCTACCAGGTCGCTGGTTCTCTATTCCTCTCCCTCTGTGGTCCCTATCTCTGATCATCGTGCACCGTCGTTGGTTCTCTGCTCCTCACTGTGCGCCGTCGCTACTGCTCTGCTCCTCCCCGTGTCTCGCGTTCGTTGGTGGGTGATCTCGCCGTGTCTTGCTTCCGTGTCTGCTCGAAGTCAAAGCAACATTTCTTCTCTTGTCTGGACTCACTTTGACTCTCTGCTTTAGTTCGGTAGTTCAATTCAGGTATCTCTCAATTTAGTTTCTTTCTTCTCGAAGTTtcaatttttcaattaagaaaTGGAAATAATATGAAAGAGTCTAATCTGCCGCCGCGCAAAATGCCGTTTTTTGCTCCTGCGAGCTTCTCCTCCTTCCTGGAGCTTTTGCTCTGGTAGCTTCTCCTTATCCATTAACGTGCCTTCGCCTCCTCGATCTGTTTCTCAATTTGCGTTCTAACTTCTCACTTTTAGATCTGTAACTAAATTCACATCCTCTTGTTCTGATTACTTCAATGATTGTTATATGCTAATTATTCTAATTACATCCTCTCTCAATAATATTTTCGATTTCGATTTTGAATTCactcttaattattttttctagcATTTCATCTTTCATGAGGCTTTGATAATTGACTGGATGCTCTTTATTTCTAACTCTGTATGTTCTCCAGTTTTTCGGCTGCATAGCAAATGTTTTGCTGATAATCTGTTTCCCTGTCTCCTTACTTTTGCAGCCTTCCCCAATTAAATCTTGTGTAAAATATGGATGATGGACTGCTGAATCTTTATTGCTGTTTttggtattttatttatttaaattttttcgtGGCTAGTCTGATAGGATGTCCTTAAAATTTGTAGTATTTTAGGCTGCAGATTGGAGTAGTGCTACTTCCCTTTATGAACAGGCTGGTAAAACAACATTATTTATTCATACCTTAAATTCTGATAATATAGATAGAGATGTATGAAAATTAAAGCAtgtaactctttaattttggcaGCTAATCGATTTAGTGTTGCCAAGGATTATGAGAGATCAAAAGCAGCATATGAGAAAGCTTCCAAGGGACAAGAGATGCTTGCTTCGTATCCTTATTTATAACTGGTTGTTCTATAATCACTGTGAAA
Encoded here:
- the LOC112750352 gene encoding uncharacterized protein isoform X1, with product MEERKFVCKYCSKKFPCGKSLGGHIRTHMMNEHSLSATMPYANINSSSSSLILEFEYPNRKRKHDFLATNGSNSSYGGSGYGYGLRENPKKTKSFVDANHNKLCKECGKGFPSLKALCGHMACHSEKERGTNSNSNNRFQFESNSGISEKQKLLMDSHSDTETSVPIRRSKRMRFRNLSKNNRKPFCSSSSSSVSEVEQEQEEVARCLMMLSKDNTYKGRFVLFAESSDNKSIVLEGKSPSVDTYNKVMVVDHEKNQHKGAEIGYNSDNSDSGYFRYGPKKNVDSDDDEVNNNVDSRSGVRSRNNSLLKKMAAANDSSSKKNNKPNGITGFGDKHWKVESFTTEDFSAFVSDEFNNNSTDTDSYPAAAANASKSRSNKKIDENNKGKTKKKSKKKKKLKSKKNKEHECPICNKMFRSGQALGGHKRSHFVGGSEENTLVIRPAPATVAPCLIDLNLPAPVDDAPF
- the LOC112750352 gene encoding uncharacterized protein isoform X2 codes for the protein MACHSEKERGTNSNSNNRFQFESNSGISEKQKLLMDSHSDTETSVPIRRSKRMRFRNLSKNNRKPFCSSSSSSVSEVEQEQEEVARCLMMLSKDNTYKGRFVLFAESSDNKSIVLEGKSPSVDTYNKVMVVDHEKNQHKGAEIGYNSDNSDSGYFRYGPKKNVDSDDDEVNNNVDSRSGVRSRNNSLLKKMAAANDSSSKKNNKPNGITGFGDKHWKVESFTTEDFSAFVSDEFNNNSTDTDSYPAAAANASKSRSNKKIDENNKGKTKKKSKKKKKLKSKKNKEHECPICNKMFRSGQALGGHKRSHFVGGSEENTLVIRPAPATVAPCLIDLNLPAPVDDAPF